One window of the Bombus pyrosoma isolate SC7728 linkage group LG5, ASM1482585v1, whole genome shotgun sequence genome contains the following:
- the LOC122567659 gene encoding facilitated trehalose transporter Tret1-2 homolog isoform X1 gives MSLNHRYYVTTVPDEGENSFKMPRASVVHMTSTANRPQHMSQVLATLALSMGTLSSGLAKGYTSPALDSILDNQPPHLYQTSNNDTGSAFSVTQQEASWVASLSMLGAWFGAMIGDWIMRRGRRLALRVTSLPLAAVWVLTGIAPCLELVYVTSFIGGLCCCMIVMVAQVYISEISMPGIRGCLSAMLKVVGNVGVLLSYIAGTYLNWRQSALLVAIAPSMLFLGTFFIPETPSYLVLNGKDDEAAKSLQWLRGDQVDIRHELQVIKTNILASRAKQYEQTLKNSMFTPELYKPIAITCGLMFFQRFSGANAFNYYAVIIFRQTLGGMNPHGATIAIGFVQLLASMLSGFLIDIVGRLPLLIASTVFMSLALAGFGSYAYYMSQTQNLGYPDTAVVGQHDWIPLLCVLVFTTALALGISPISWLLIGELFPLQYRGLGSSISMSFNYFCAFVGVKLFMDFQQTFGLHGAFWFYAAVAVCGLCFVVCCVPETKGKQLDEMNPEYAQAR, from the exons GTAACGACTGTGCCGGACGAGGGCGAGAACAGTTTTAAAATGCCCAGAGCTTCTGTGGTACACATGACTTCGACGGCGAACAGACCGCAGCACATGTCGCAG GTGTTGGCCACCCTAGCGCTGTCTATGGGAACACTGTCCTCAGGCCTGGCAAAGGGTTACACCTCACCAGCCTTGGACTCCATTCTAGACAACCAACCACCTCACCTTTATCAAACATCAAACAACGACACTGG GTCGGCTTTCTCGGTGACGCAACAAGAAGCCTCGTGGGTAGCGTCGTTGTCGATGCTGGGCGCATGGTTCGGTGCTATGATCGGCGATTGGATAATGAGGAGGGGTCGTAGATTGGCGCTCCGTGTCACGTCTTTGCCTCTGGCCGCCGTATGGGTCCTTACGGGCATCGCACCCTGCTTGGAATTGGTATACGTCACGAGCTTCATCGGAGGCCTTTGCTGCTGCATGATCGTTATGGTAGCTCAG GTATACATATCAGAAATCTCGATGCCGGGAATCAGGGGCTGCCTATCGGCGATGCTGAAAGTGGTCGGTAACGTTGGCGTGTTATTGTCGTACATCGCGGGCACGTACCTGAACTGGCGACAGAGCGCACTGCTGGTAGCCATAGCGCCGTCGATGCTCTTTCTAGGTACTTTCTTTATACCCGAGACGCCATCGTACCTCGTTCTGAATGGCAAAGACGACGAAGCTGCCAAGAGCTTGCAATGGCTACGCGGTGATCAGGTCGACATTCGTCACGAACTGCAG GTGATCAAAACGAATATCCTGGCGTCACGAGCGAAGCAGTACGAGCAGACGCTCAAGAACAGCATGTTCACACCTGAGCTGTACAAGCCAATCGCCATCACGTGCGGGTTAATGTTCTTCCAGCGATTTTCTGGCGCGAACGCGTTCAATTACTACGCGGTCATTATATTCCGTCAGACTCTGGGCGGCATGAATCCTCACGGCGCGACCATTGCGATTGGCTTTGTGCAATTATTGGCTTCTATGTTATCAG GATTCCTGATTGACATCGTGGGTAGGCTACCGCTGCTGATTGCCAGTACCGTGTTCATGTCGTTGGCGTTAGCAGGTTTCGGCAGTTATGCCTATTACATGTCGCAGACGCAAAATCTGGGCTATCCGGACACGGCGGTGGTCGGCCAGCACGACTGGATACCGTTGCTCTGCGTGCTCGTCTTCACGACCGCTCTAGCTTTGGGCATATCGCCAATTTCGTGGTTATTGATTGGCGAGCTCTTTCCCCTGCAGTATCGCGGCCTCGGCTCCAGCATCAGCATGAGCTTCAACTACTTCTGCGCGTTCGTCGGCGTTAAGCTCTTCATGGATTTTCAGCAG ACGTTTGGTCTACACGGAGCGTTCTGGTTCTACGCAGCAGTCGCGGTATGCGGACTATGTTTCGTAGTATGCTGCGTGCCCGAGACCAAAGGGAAACAACTGGACGAGATGAATCCAGAGTACGCACAGGCGCGGTAG
- the LOC122567659 gene encoding facilitated trehalose transporter Tret1-2 homolog isoform X2, which translates to MPRASVVHMTSTANRPQHMSQVLATLALSMGTLSSGLAKGYTSPALDSILDNQPPHLYQTSNNDTGSAFSVTQQEASWVASLSMLGAWFGAMIGDWIMRRGRRLALRVTSLPLAAVWVLTGIAPCLELVYVTSFIGGLCCCMIVMVAQVYISEISMPGIRGCLSAMLKVVGNVGVLLSYIAGTYLNWRQSALLVAIAPSMLFLGTFFIPETPSYLVLNGKDDEAAKSLQWLRGDQVDIRHELQVIKTNILASRAKQYEQTLKNSMFTPELYKPIAITCGLMFFQRFSGANAFNYYAVIIFRQTLGGMNPHGATIAIGFVQLLASMLSGFLIDIVGRLPLLIASTVFMSLALAGFGSYAYYMSQTQNLGYPDTAVVGQHDWIPLLCVLVFTTALALGISPISWLLIGELFPLQYRGLGSSISMSFNYFCAFVGVKLFMDFQQTFGLHGAFWFYAAVAVCGLCFVVCCVPETKGKQLDEMNPEYAQAR; encoded by the exons ATGCCCAGAGCTTCTGTGGTACACATGACTTCGACGGCGAACAGACCGCAGCACATGTCGCAG GTGTTGGCCACCCTAGCGCTGTCTATGGGAACACTGTCCTCAGGCCTGGCAAAGGGTTACACCTCACCAGCCTTGGACTCCATTCTAGACAACCAACCACCTCACCTTTATCAAACATCAAACAACGACACTGG GTCGGCTTTCTCGGTGACGCAACAAGAAGCCTCGTGGGTAGCGTCGTTGTCGATGCTGGGCGCATGGTTCGGTGCTATGATCGGCGATTGGATAATGAGGAGGGGTCGTAGATTGGCGCTCCGTGTCACGTCTTTGCCTCTGGCCGCCGTATGGGTCCTTACGGGCATCGCACCCTGCTTGGAATTGGTATACGTCACGAGCTTCATCGGAGGCCTTTGCTGCTGCATGATCGTTATGGTAGCTCAG GTATACATATCAGAAATCTCGATGCCGGGAATCAGGGGCTGCCTATCGGCGATGCTGAAAGTGGTCGGTAACGTTGGCGTGTTATTGTCGTACATCGCGGGCACGTACCTGAACTGGCGACAGAGCGCACTGCTGGTAGCCATAGCGCCGTCGATGCTCTTTCTAGGTACTTTCTTTATACCCGAGACGCCATCGTACCTCGTTCTGAATGGCAAAGACGACGAAGCTGCCAAGAGCTTGCAATGGCTACGCGGTGATCAGGTCGACATTCGTCACGAACTGCAG GTGATCAAAACGAATATCCTGGCGTCACGAGCGAAGCAGTACGAGCAGACGCTCAAGAACAGCATGTTCACACCTGAGCTGTACAAGCCAATCGCCATCACGTGCGGGTTAATGTTCTTCCAGCGATTTTCTGGCGCGAACGCGTTCAATTACTACGCGGTCATTATATTCCGTCAGACTCTGGGCGGCATGAATCCTCACGGCGCGACCATTGCGATTGGCTTTGTGCAATTATTGGCTTCTATGTTATCAG GATTCCTGATTGACATCGTGGGTAGGCTACCGCTGCTGATTGCCAGTACCGTGTTCATGTCGTTGGCGTTAGCAGGTTTCGGCAGTTATGCCTATTACATGTCGCAGACGCAAAATCTGGGCTATCCGGACACGGCGGTGGTCGGCCAGCACGACTGGATACCGTTGCTCTGCGTGCTCGTCTTCACGACCGCTCTAGCTTTGGGCATATCGCCAATTTCGTGGTTATTGATTGGCGAGCTCTTTCCCCTGCAGTATCGCGGCCTCGGCTCCAGCATCAGCATGAGCTTCAACTACTTCTGCGCGTTCGTCGGCGTTAAGCTCTTCATGGATTTTCAGCAG ACGTTTGGTCTACACGGAGCGTTCTGGTTCTACGCAGCAGTCGCGGTATGCGGACTATGTTTCGTAGTATGCTGCGTGCCCGAGACCAAAGGGAAACAACTGGACGAGATGAATCCAGAGTACGCACAGGCGCGGTAG